One window of the Myxococcus virescens genome contains the following:
- a CDS encoding phosphoenolpyruvate carboxylase, producing the protein MARLRAVDQPLRRDVRLLGRLLGEVLVEQEGQALFDLEEEVRRLAIQRRRGPMAGRRAVAAELAEVLQRLPLERAEPVLRAFSVYFQLVNLAEQHHRIRRARTHAEAASARPQRGSLEATLQVLKDAGIPAERVREAMRTMRVTLTLTAHPTQAVRRTLLEKLYRMAGLLEERDRCELTPRESSVNLALLREEITLLWQTDELRRERPTVGDEVKNVLWYVEEVLADELSLLPELLDWAFERAYGEPLGPVDTPVRIHSWVGGDMDGNPLVTPDVFADTLRAHRARGLRRLLLDLERLGGRLSQSARHAKPSEELLSSVAKDAEELPDTERRYGPRTPGEPLRHKLRFMEERLHRALHYVTQQRAGASVPMPQGAYRTPEALLADLDVLGRALEASKGTHAGLRDVRQVRERVLALGLSLAELEVRAPAEDAVSAAGSFDGGPAPTEGGARLLEVLARLKEAQSESGEPACRTLILSMASTAEDVLAAFRCLKHAGLWDEKRGCATADVVPLFEQLGALDSGPDVLRTLFADAEYRKHLDVRGGQEVMVGYSDSGKEVGLLAASAALYRAQVALTEVSREAGVPLRLFHGRGESVARGGGPAQEAILALPPGAVAGGYKATEQGEALDHKYARPELARRTVELILGGVLLHTLDAQPRPAPEAERTFRTVFDTLAETGRKAYRALVWEDPRFLEFFTAATPVEEIASLPIGSRPSKRRAGGLDTLRAIPWVFAWTQNRAILPGWYGVGSALEAFSKEEGGAAQLKRMYREWPFFRAVIDNVTMVLAKSDMAIAGRYASLAPPATRSVWRRIQQEHRRTRRQVKQLTGESKLLDNNPQLQRSISLRNPYVDPMSFLQVELLKRKREGQAEVDRPLLLTLNGIAAGMRNTG; encoded by the coding sequence GTGAACCTGGCGGAGCAGCACCACCGCATCCGCCGCGCCCGCACCCACGCGGAGGCCGCGTCCGCCAGGCCCCAGCGCGGCTCGCTGGAGGCCACGCTGCAAGTGCTCAAGGATGCGGGCATCCCCGCGGAGCGCGTGCGCGAGGCCATGCGCACCATGCGCGTGACGCTGACGCTCACCGCGCACCCCACGCAGGCCGTGCGCCGCACGCTGCTGGAGAAGCTCTACCGCATGGCGGGCCTGCTGGAGGAGCGGGACCGCTGCGAGCTGACGCCGCGCGAGTCCTCGGTGAACCTGGCGCTGCTGCGCGAGGAAATCACCCTCTTGTGGCAGACGGACGAGCTGCGCCGCGAGCGCCCCACCGTGGGTGACGAGGTGAAGAACGTCCTCTGGTACGTGGAGGAGGTGCTCGCGGACGAGCTGTCCCTGCTCCCCGAGCTGCTGGACTGGGCCTTCGAGCGCGCCTACGGCGAGCCGCTGGGGCCGGTGGACACGCCCGTGCGCATCCACTCATGGGTGGGCGGGGACATGGATGGCAACCCGCTGGTGACGCCCGACGTGTTCGCGGACACGCTGCGCGCGCACCGGGCCCGGGGACTGCGGCGGTTGCTGCTCGACCTGGAGCGGTTGGGCGGGCGGCTGTCCCAGTCGGCGCGCCACGCGAAGCCGTCCGAGGAGTTGCTGAGCTCGGTGGCGAAGGACGCGGAGGAGCTGCCCGACACCGAGCGCCGCTACGGCCCCCGTACCCCGGGCGAGCCGCTGCGGCACAAGCTGCGCTTCATGGAGGAGCGGCTGCACCGCGCGCTCCACTACGTGACGCAGCAGCGCGCCGGGGCGAGCGTCCCCATGCCGCAGGGCGCCTACCGCACGCCGGAGGCCTTGCTGGCGGACCTGGACGTGCTGGGCCGCGCGCTGGAGGCGTCGAAGGGCACGCACGCGGGACTTCGCGACGTGCGGCAGGTCCGGGAGCGGGTGCTCGCGCTGGGACTGTCGCTGGCGGAGCTGGAGGTGCGCGCGCCGGCCGAGGACGCGGTGAGCGCGGCGGGCTCGTTCGACGGGGGCCCGGCGCCGACGGAAGGTGGGGCGCGGCTCCTGGAAGTGCTGGCGCGGCTGAAAGAGGCCCAGTCGGAATCGGGTGAGCCCGCGTGCCGCACGCTCATCCTCAGCATGGCCAGCACCGCCGAGGACGTGCTCGCGGCCTTCCGCTGCTTGAAGCACGCGGGCCTGTGGGACGAGAAGCGGGGCTGCGCCACGGCGGACGTGGTGCCGCTGTTCGAGCAGCTGGGCGCGCTGGACTCGGGCCCGGACGTGCTGCGCACGCTCTTCGCGGACGCGGAGTACCGCAAGCACCTGGACGTGCGCGGTGGCCAGGAGGTGATGGTGGGCTACAGCGACTCCGGCAAGGAGGTGGGGCTCCTGGCGGCCAGCGCGGCGCTGTACCGCGCGCAGGTGGCGCTCACGGAGGTGTCTCGCGAGGCGGGCGTCCCGCTGCGACTCTTCCACGGCCGCGGCGAGTCCGTGGCGCGTGGCGGTGGTCCCGCGCAGGAGGCGATTCTCGCGCTTCCGCCGGGCGCGGTGGCGGGGGGCTACAAGGCGACGGAGCAGGGCGAGGCGCTGGACCACAAGTACGCGCGCCCGGAGCTGGCGCGGCGCACGGTGGAGCTCATCCTGGGCGGCGTGCTGCTGCACACGCTGGACGCGCAGCCGCGACCGGCGCCCGAGGCCGAGCGCACCTTCCGCACCGTGTTCGACACGCTGGCGGAGACGGGGCGCAAGGCGTACCGCGCCCTGGTGTGGGAGGACCCGCGGTTCCTGGAGTTCTTCACCGCCGCGACGCCGGTGGAGGAGATTGCGTCGCTGCCCATCGGCTCGCGCCCCAGCAAGCGCAGGGCGGGAGGCCTGGACACGCTGCGCGCGATTCCGTGGGTCTTCGCCTGGACGCAGAACCGGGCCATCCTCCCAGGCTGGTACGGCGTGGGCTCAGCGCTGGAGGCCTTCTCGAAGGAGGAGGGTGGGGCGGCGCAGCTCAAGCGCATGTACCGGGAGTGGCCCTTCTTCCGCGCCGTCATCGACAACGTCACCATGGTGCTGGCGAAGTCGGACATGGCCATCGCCGGGCGCTACGCGTCGCTGGCGCCTCCGGCCACCCGTTCGGTGTGGCGGCGCATCCAGCAGGAGCACCGGCGCACGCGCAGGCAGGTGAAGCAGCTGACGGGCGAGTCGAAGCTGCTCGACAACAACCCTCAGCTCCAGCGCAGCATCTCCCTGCGCAACCCCTATGTGGACCCCATGTCCTTCCTCCAGGTGGAGCTGCTCAAGCGCAAGCGCGAGGGCCAGGCGGAGGTGGATCGTCCACTGTTGCTCACGCTCAACGGCATCGCCGCCGGCATGCGCAACACCGGGTAG